A portion of the Babylonia areolata isolate BAREFJ2019XMU chromosome 4, ASM4173473v1, whole genome shotgun sequence genome contains these proteins:
- the LOC143281425 gene encoding malate dehydrogenase, cytoplasmic-like encodes MSGAKAAPIKACVTGASGRLAYSLLASVASGDVFGKDQPLILSLLSQSKTEVLNSVSMELTDCAFPLLKEVILTDDAKVAFKDADAVFLIGSAPHEDWMKERKDFLKANAKIFREQGQVLGSVAKKSVKILVVANPANTNAWICSQFASSIPKENFSCLTRLDQNRAQAQIVHRLGVPMDAVKNVIIWGNHSDTQYPDVGHASVIIGGKEKPVPLALGDDDYVKSEFITTVQKRGAAVIKARKLSSAMSAAKAAADHMKDWWCGTEEGRWVSMGVLSKGDYGIPEGLMYSFPVTIANKQWTVVPGLEINSFAREKMDLTAKELHEEKEAADRFCAH; translated from the exons ATGAGCGGCGCTAAG GCGGCCCCAATCAAAGCGTGTGTAACCGGAGCTTCTGGTCGACTGGCCTACTCCCTGCTTGCCTCAGTTGCCAGTGGAGATGTCTTTGGAAAAGATCAG CCCCTCATTCTCAGCCTGCTGTCTCAGTCGAAGACGGAAGTCCTGAACAGTGTCAGCATGGAGCTGACGGACTGCGCCTTCCCTCTGCTTAAAG AAGTGATCCTTACCGACGATGCCAAAGTTGCCTTCAAGGACGCCGACGCAGTGTTCCTCATCGGCTCTGCACCCCATGAGGACTGGATGAAGGAGCGCAAAGATTTTCTGAAAGCCAACGCGAAGATCTTCAGAGAACAAGGGCAGGTGTTAGGCTCGGTGGCCAAGAAGTCGGTGAAGATATTAGTGGTTGCCAACCCTGCCAACACCAACGCTTGGATCTGCAGTCAGTTCGCCTCTTCTATCCCCAAGGAGAACTTCTCCTGCCTCACCCGCCTGGATCAGAACCGAGCCCAGGCTCAG ATCGTACATCGCCTGGGTGTTCCAATGGACGCTGTGAAAAACGTGATCATCTGGGGCAATCATTCCGATACACAGTACCCGGATGTTGGCCACGCCTCCGTCATCATTGGGGGCAAGGAGAAACCCGTCCCTCTGGCTCTGGGTGATGACGATTATGTCAAAAGTGAATTCATCACA ACAGTGCAGAAGAGAGGGGCAGCAGTGATCAAGGCCCGCAAGCTGTCCAGTGCCATGTCTGCTGCCAAGGCTGCTGCTGACCACATGAAGGACTGGTGGTGTGGGACTGAGGAG GGCAGGTGGGTGTCCATGGGGGTGCTTTCTAAGGGTGACTACGGTATCCCCGAGGGCCTGATGTACAGCTTCCCTGTGACCATTGCCAACAAACAGTGGACCGTCGTGCCGGGATTGGAGATCAACAGCTTTGCTCGTGAAAAAATGGATCTCACCGCCAAGGAGCTGCACGAGGAGAAAGAAGCAGCAGACAGATTCTGTGCACACTGA